The DNA segment GTGATAATTAGGATAAATAACCAAGGCtttgataccacttgttaggatCTAAATAATAAGGTAtcatgcggaagctagtaaaGCATACTTTCAACGATGATAAATCAgataacaaaagagaaatataccaaaagagatacaaatatttaacgtggttcggtcaattgaCGTACATCCACAAACGGAGATGAGCTTCTACAATCTATCCATAAGGGGTTTGAGAGTCTTGTTAAGGAGGAGAACTtttcgggacaagtgttagtgtgtcacttgtttTTGCCTCTTTGTGATATtgttctcttgatattttgtaCCCTCTCAGACACTAATCTTCTTTCAGCTTCCGCCCTCTCAGACACTAATCTTCTTTCAGCTTCCACCCTCTTAAACTCTAACCTTGTTtcagcttccacccacttagcCTCTAACCTTTTTTCGATTTCCATGCTTTCATTCTCATGTTAATTTTCTAAAGCCTCTAGTTGAGCCTTTAGACTCGTGATTTCCTTGTCCTTTTCTTCTCCCATTAATTGATGATTGCTAATCTGTTTTTGAGCATCCACTAACCTTGTTTCAGCTTCCACCCTCTCAGCCCACTAACCTTGTTTCAACTTCCACCCATCAGCCTCTAACCTTATTTCAGCTTCCACCCTCTCAGCCTCTAACCTTCTTTCAGCTTCCATCTTCTCATTCTCACGTTGATTTACTGAAGCCTCCAGTTGAGCCTATAGACTCATGATCTCCTCGTCCCTCTCTACTTGCACTAATTTTAGATTGCCAATTTCTACCTGAGCATCCTCTAAACTTGTTTGAATAGCCCGTAGTTGTCTCTCCTTTTCCGCAAGTTGATATCTTAAGTCAATACTCATAGAAATCTCCTCCAATGGCGGCGTATCGTCGGGGTCCCTCGTCGACCGAAAAACCAAGCCTCATATTCGCACTTCACTACCCATAccactaagctaaaaatggatgCTAACCATGGTTGCCATCCATGATAGTCCCGTAAAGCTAACTCTATGAACAACCCCCACACCATGCTCAAAGCACCAAAATCTAAGTTCGATTGAAGACTTATAAGAACAAATATCAGATTCCCAATGATGTCACTGATGTTTAACGCAAATAACCAATGTCTGGCATCGATTAAGAAACCATCCAAAAAAAGCTGCAGCAAGTGGTCCGAAGAAGTTGCATACCTTTCCAAAATGTGCAGGTATATGATTTTTAAATCTACGTGTCTAGTAAGTCTTTATTGCATTGAAAAAGATAGCGAAGCATAACAGTATACCACCAAGCGCGTAGAAACCTATTTTACAGCTCTTGCTGGTAGATACGAATTTAGTGAGAACCTCTACGAAAATGccataaagaaaaaagaaaaccaaaCCAAAGTAATGGGAAACACATTTTGCATCCATGGCGGCAACCAAGAGAAAGAAGAGGAGAGAAAGATgtgagagagagatagagagagagaaagtGATAGTGTGATTTGGTGTGTGATACTACTGAAGCTATATAACTGTCTTAACAAACTCCTGATTATTAGCCACATGACACCTGATTATTTTGATCCTACAACAGAAACCGTTAGAGGCATTGAAGTTTGTTACGGTTATAGCAGATGCGGACTCAAGATTTGAGCGTAGTGGGGGCACCACTATCATGTCAGCTAGTAATGACAAAATCTGGCATGCTAACTCCTTACAAAATTAATGACTATGAGTTAGTGACCAAAAGgatattcaaaaatatcaaacaCTTAGTTAATAAGATCAAGATTAAAGGTCTGTTAAGCAGTCCAAGCAAAGTTTCAATCGTTACCGTTGAATCGACGGATGTCTGATATTTTCCAAAGCAATCCTTGAAGGCAGAAGGGTTTTTTGGAAAATTTTATTACTGTTTTTGGAGAAAACTTTGATGAATTACTTCTTTTATACATGTCAAGAAAATGATAATGCTTATAAACTTAGTTATTATGATAAAGATGGTGATTGACTTCTTGGTAATGGAATATCTTATCCCCTTCCAATTTCCTTTAATCCTTTTGTCTCTCTATTACATTTTCGATGTCTGGAAGCATGTTTCTCAAAAGGAGTTTTAGACTATTTTGCATAGCAGTTGACCACTATGTACTAGTGCTAAATTATTGTTCATgaacgcaaaaaaaaaaaaaaacccaaattGAGTATAGTACACTATCTTgaattcaaagaagaaaaagaacgagGAGTGCTGGTGTTAGATCTTGAAGCCAAGTAATCTTGTAAGGGGGGAAGTAAATGCAGTATGATAAACCAGCAGAGCAATCCAACTTTTATGTTTTAGGGGGTACATAAAAAATATTTAAGAGGTCCTtgatatatatacaaatatacaTACACGATTTTTGCCGAAACAAACCGGTTCCGGTGACCCTTCTACTCCCATGTAGGTCCACCTCTAGTTATAATTAAGTTGTATCTACCAATTTGAAAGTTTTTGTAGTCTATTTTTCCTTGACATTATCATCACCAGTTgtataaagaaattttaaaagGAACAGAAAAAATTTAAGTTTAATCATTCAGCTCTTGGAAAGTCTTGAAAAATCTATCCACATTTTATGCTCATGTAAAAGCAACTATTCGAAATCATTAAGAAGCCATTATAAGAATAAACTCAAGGCAAAAAACAGACTCGAAAATAAAATCTCTATAATAAAGTATTGGAAGAGAGCGAGAAATTCGCAATTCGTCTCTCTACACATTTGGAGAGAGTAAAGTAGTAGCAGCCTATGGTACAAAGACAAGAAAATCCAGAATCATTGGTCAACAAATGTTCGCTAATTAATGAGTATGGTTTCACTTCTGCTGTTTCAGCTTCTAGCAAGTCAATATTTTTTAGTTTATACAGTTTATCAACTATAGATATCATACATAACTGTGTGTTGGTTACGTCCGCAAACgggcgggtcgggtcggatatgggaCAGGTCGAAAACGGGTAATAAAAAAAAGGATGAATTATCCGATCCGACCCATATTTAGtacggataaaaaatgggttaaccggcggataatatgggtaaccatattatccatgcttCATGagtatgatcacttttgggagaattcctagtctcccaaacttgaggaacccccaatttgaggtgtTGCAAATGAAAAAGTTAAACGCATTGACTattcattttctaaatggataatatggttcttatccatatttgacccatttttaaaaaattcattatccaacccaaTTTTTAGTAGATAATATGAGTGGCTAACGGTTTTGTTTTAACCATGTCATGTCAATGACTCTCCTCTTTTATGATTTCATATGACCTGTTTAAGAACAATAGAGACCGGATAAATGAAAAGAAATTCATGAATTTTAGAAACATGTCTCAGAAGGAGCAACATACACAAGGGTTCTGAATTTCGTGTAATGCTGAAAAAATTAAGAGAATATATTAAAAGGTAAAACATATCTATTTAGAAAGGGAAAATTATTAAATCTGAGAAATGCATGAGCAAACATATGACCAAGTTGAACTTGGGCAGGGGTAGTGAGATGAAGGCCATCTGAACCCAATTCTAGTCCCTCTGCATCTATTTTTATCACATTTGAGATGTTAATTCCCAATTGAGCTGCTCTCACTTCTTCTATATATGGCCCTACGAATGGTTCCTTTGGGTATGGTATGATAACCTGTATATATTGTAGTAACAATTAGTCTAAGAAACTGCAAATAAAATATTATAAACCACAATTTTagtaagaaataaataaaatatgtctAAAAATTAGAAATCGAAGAAAATTTATGTGACtctccaaataataataatagtgacATTCTTCCCTGTTGGAGAGAGCATAAAATAAACTGCAACAAACCACAAAAAGCCTTTAGGAAAATGTGAAAAATTTGACGGTAAAAAGAGCAAAGTTGATATGCAATTCCTAACACACTAGACACTAGTAGTTTAAAAGAATTTTACATTTTCAGTCACCAAAAAAGTAATTACAGGCATTCATCCATAATATTCGGGATTGGTAACTTGGAAAATGATGCAGTTAACATATACAATAGGTGTTATGCATAAATATTGTAAAAAAGATGAACAGTGTCAGTGTATATAAGTTATAAATATTGAAGATCATAATGAGTACAGTCAAACCTCTGTATAACAGTCTCGTTTGTTCCAATATTTTTTAGCAAATATAGTGTAGTACTGTTATAgtgaacatatattataacataacatgaaaaattAATTCCAAAGAAAATTTAACCGTTATAGTAAAATGTTGTTATGAAGAATGATTGTTATAGTGATATCTAAATGTACCTCGAAAATGGGGAGGGTAGGAGCATGTAAGTCACTACGCAAGTCTTGAAAGAAGTTATCCAAGTTTTTCTTATACAAACTTGATGTATTCTTTGATTTACCATCGCTCTCCCCATGATACCAAAATAATGCCCTaatatttcctccatttttgacaGCAAATTTTGCTCTTCTAATCAAAGAATCATAAGGACTAGATCCACGTCTCCATTTATGTAATGGTGTGCCTCCTTTAGCGCAAGGTACTAGACCTATAACACCAAATTCAGGATCTTTTTTAAGTATCTCATTAGCAAAAGCCATTCCAGGTCCGAGTCCACAAGCGCGTAAACAATCAATCCCATAATTCAGTGGCTCATGAGCTTTTTCCCATTTTTCAGCTGCATTGAATCGTAAAATTTTTGGATTTGGTTTACATTCTTTAGGCACAAAACCATCCCAACTTAGATTGGTGACAACCCCACTTTCAATTTGCCTATGGACTCCTCCATTTCCAGCCATATTGCTTTGTCCTGCTAATATGAACACttgtaaattcttattgccaCCTTTGTGGCTTTCTTTCACTTTAACAGGACTCATCACCCAACTTATGTTAAAGAAAAACACAACTAATGTAACAATCAATATAACTTCTTGGCTCTTACCTGGCAACATATTGTAGTGTTGACTCTATCTAGGATGAGAAAATAGCAGGTTGAAGTGTTAGCTTTGAATCTTCTTGTATTTGTTTATTGGGGAAAGTAATGTCCACGTTCTGTGTATGCATATTTGGTTGATTATACTAACTTTTGAGTAGGATAGCTATTTTGCCAATTTCATCAGCAGAAATGGACAAATGAAATGAATTTTAAGTGCTTTCTTTGGTAAGCCACTAAAAGCATTAACTACTAATATTgcctggtttttttttttttttaatgtaaCATAACAatgaaaaaataattttactgACACTTTAATAATTTCTCAAGAAAACAATTTCTGAAATGCCATATGTAACAGGAAGATTAGAGGTTAGGTATAGTATAAGATATAGTGATAAAGAAATGTTGTCTGCTGGTTTATCTCCAGGAGTGAGACTGTGAAAGAGTGAACCAATTAATTAAAACTAGACACAAACAAATGAACCATAACACCACACAATTATAGAGAGAGACCAAAAGAGCAATTAATTGTGCATAGTTATATGGTGCTTAAACAAATTTGCAGAAAAGATTAGAACTTAGAAAACTCATGTCTTGAAAGGTGTGGAAATTATAGTCTTTTGGTATTATTAGTGAAAGGAAAGTACAAGCACCACATGGAATAATAAACTGCATTGGTGAAAGTAGCACATTAATCATCCTGATGAAGGAATAATAAGGACTATTTACATAAATCAGAAATAGCAGAATAATAATCTCTTCTTCAGTCTTGTTTCAGTGCATTTCAAGCACTAAAGAAGCACTATACAGAAATCATCATCAGCCATCTTTGTTTGGATCACCTAACTTTCAGCTGGAAATGAGGTTTTGCAAATTCAGTGTACCAAATGAGAGACATCAAGCCGTAGCATGAACTTATACATTCTCAATTGGCTCAAATTTGCTCTCTCATCCCACAGAGACATTTTCAAGAAGAAGGGCTCTTCTTTCCCTCATTTCCGAAGGTACCAATAGGTTTGGCCAGAATGTGCTGCATTGCTTTGACTCCTAGTGGGTTGTTCTTGCTCTGTATCAACAAAAACATGATTCCATAAGTAAAGGAAACAaccttaactgttaaaaagacTTGCCGAAGACTATATAAGGAGACAACAACACTTCCCCTCAACCAATGCGGGACAATCTAACAATAACAAGCAGAGATCACTTACAATTGAGCAGGTGCCTGCTTTAACATTGCAGACAGGATAATCATGTGGGCAGCAACTGTTATGGTCTTTACAGCAAGTAGCTCCTTCCATGGGACAACAACCCCAAGCAAAGCAGTATTTATAGTACTCGTAGACACAGCAGCACGTCGTTCCAGCTGGGCATTCGTTATAATCATCACATTGAGTGGGCGGCTTGACTGGTGGAGGAGATGGAGCTGGTTTTGGAGGGTTTTGGCCTGTCTTTACAGGGTAAGAAGCAATCGTAGCAATACCACACAAACCCTTGGGGTTGCCAATGTTTCGCTGCATCCTGAGGTAGCCCTTTTCACCCCACGAAGCACCCCACGAGTTCCTCACAATCCAATAATCCATGCCATTTTCACTACCATACCCTACTGCAACCACACCATGGTCCACTGCTGCACCACATTTTCCGGTAAAGATACCCTGGGGCATAGGCGGATCCAACATTTAAACTTAATAGGATCAACATTTAAAAATTTTAATACTGAACTCACTGTAACTTTGAAAATACAGAAATATTTGTTGAGCCTGTGTAAACACTAGCTAATTCGATTAAAAGAAAACAACTTTACTGACAATAGGCAAATCTGAAGTAATACCGATTTATAGTGCTGGAAGTCTTTGCCACCAGCTTCGATAGCAACGCTGACGGGTTGACCAGCAACGGCCTTTTTCAGTGCCTTTTCATCATTATCAGGAACATCTTCATACCCGTCGATGGTGACAACCCTGGCATTTTTCTGCAAACAAAATATTAATAGTCACAACTTGTATTTAGTTCATTTCCTATAATCCCTTTAAGACAGAGAACACCATACTGACCCTTGCTTGGTCGCATTTTCCATCTTTGGCTTTGTAAGGATAATCTTCCTCAGTGTCTATTCCTCCATTTTGAATGACGAATTTAAAGGCATCGTCCATTAGACCCCCTTGACAGCCTTGGTTATCGGACGTATCACAATCTACCAGCTCTTGTTCAGATAACGAGATCAGATTACCTGTCACTATCTTGTTTACTGCTTCAATTGAAGCAACTGCTGAGAAAGCCCAACAACTCCCTGTTTCATTTCCCAATTGCAACACCAATTACGAAGAAAATTATTAGTTGCTTTATGTGATATAAACATATCATTTTTTCCTCAGCATTTACTTATGCATAAAATGGAAGATAATCCAATCAATCAAGGCTGCATAATTTGCCAAAACAATTGACACAACTAGACATAGTGAAACAACTCCAAGGGTGTTTGATGGGGGTATATCGGACTACAGaccaacaacaaacccagtgagtTCACACAAGtgacgcagccttacccctaccctagaagGGTAAAGAGTTTGTTTCCGATAGACACTCGGTTGGAGCTACAAACCACTGATTAGTAAATATTTAAGGAGCGAGCTAAAAGAAGGATCTCAGAGCAAACGAAGAAGAACCCCTTTTACAAATTCAATTTACAACCATAAGATCTTGAACTTGGTAGGTACtccataattttaattttaaggTAAGAGAAGCGACAGCCAAGAAAAGTGCCAAAATGCCTATCCAATATTAAGAACTGCATTTAAACCGAAAATTAGACCACTAACAACTAAACTCCCGAAAAACACAGATCAATCCGAAGTTTACTTAATGTTTCGGTTTCTTTATAGTTCTAATACATTAAAACAGAAAATTTTCATTTTAAATTGAATAAAATAGCTCAATTCCGGAAACTAGTGTTTTGTCCAAGGGAAAAAAGCATTACTTATATTGCCACAATTAGATGCGGAAATTGGAGCAAAAGTTGTCAACTTCATCGTGCTGACCTAATTAATCATACTTAATGTTAAGCTAAAATTTACAATAATGCAGGGTCAACTGAACTTGCCATTAAAATTGATCTTAGATTAAAACTCATGACTCTGTGATTATTTTAATATCTTACCTTATCAAACTACTAAAGTTTCCAAATTTCCATCAAAGCCATCAGTAAAGAAAGCATGGACAAACTTTAAACAGAAAATAAGTacgaacaaaaaggaaaacaaaaacaacaGGTGCAGAGTCAAGGCAGAGGGTAAAAGGAAAATACCACATTGCCCTTGATTTTTGACGTCAACAAGAACACCTTTCTTCCTCCAGTCAACGGAATCCGGCAAACTATCTCCGACCTTAGGGGCATAACGGTCACTTTGGGTATTTAACAACCTGCTACGACCATCGGGCTTAGTACCCAAGTAGATGGACTTGTACTCCTCGTTGGTCAAATCTGCAAACTGGGTCAAACCCAGCTTGTAACTTTTATCGGGCACAGAGTTATGTTCATCGATGTATCTAAGGTTATCTTTAAAGATCTGAAACCGTTTGTCCTTTTCTCCTAAGGCGTTGTACACTTTCTTATGTTCAACTAGCCAAGATTCATATAAAGACATGACTTCATCGTCTGTTCGCCAGACCGTTGACTCGCCGTTCGTGTGATGTTTTTCGTTGTAGCTTATAATGGACATGTCCTCCGCCGCCGATGATGATACGGCGGAGAACATGAGCATTACAAGTATGGAGATGGAGAGAGTGGAAGTATGAATCGCCATGTTTGGTTGTTTAGTACTGAGGTAAGGAAGGGAATTGGAAAAAGTGGAGAAAGAACAGTATTATAAAGGGATGGAAAAGTAGGGATATTTTGGACAATTGGAAAGGTGCATTATTTAATTGTTTATACAGAAAAGATAAGATAGTTGAATATGTAAATTACTTGTAGGAGAAGATTGAataggaaagagaaagaaattaGAAATAGGAAGCAACTAGGAAATGAGGGAGAAGTTGGTTAAACACAAAAAATTCTTTTGAGAGGCAACTACCACGGTGAAAAAAATATACTCCCTTTATTTCAATTTATGTAATTTTATTTGATTGGGTAGGGAGTTTTAAAAATCAGAGAAAATTTTTAAActtataatataaaataaaatacatattttatGTAGATATAAATTATTGCATAAaagtaaattatttttaaatataaagaGGGCTCATTCTTTTTAGCACATACTAAAAAAAATAGATTCAAATAAATTGAAACAAAAAAAGTATATTTTTAGCTGTTCCTAAAAGTAatagttgatatatatatatattttgaatagcAAATATAATTAATTTTAACCGACTAATCTATTTTGTATTTTGTCCGTAAAAAAAGAGGGGGGGAGGGAACTAGCATGTGGAATGCATGGGATAAGAAGTTAAAGGATAAAGTCAGATCTAATAAAAATGACAAGTACAGGCGGCGAAGAAGAAAACGAAAAGAAGCGAAAAGGCCAAAATGAATGAAAGGAAGAAAAGCTTTTGGTTGGTGAGGAGGGGAATTGTTTTTGTCTTTGAGCTTTATTTCTATTCATTCACGGCATAAAACATTTTTACAATCACCTATAAAGTAATCATAATATATTGTTTGTTTAACCCGGAAAATGATTTTCAACGTTAAAGTAATAAATTTTATATGACGGATCACAAACAAATTCTATCCACCACTTTCTGTTAGACCAATTTTAAAAGCTAATAAGCAAATGCTACCAATTATGCGCTCAATACCATCGACATCATGTGCCTTAGAAGATCACCATGATGTACCCAGTTGGGAGGAGCAGCAAGGAACCACCAAATGGACACACGATTGCACATCAGCTACTATCAACCTCCTTATGTTGTTGTCAAAGGTGGACCCAGAATTTGAGAATAACGGGGCACCAGGCGAGTTTTGAACCCGCGTCTTGTGACAAGGAGCAAGGTTTATTCTTAGAAGCGGACCATTGCTGCAGGCATAATTTTGTTAATGAGGGTGCCAAAAAAATATTTAAGGGGTCCCCAACGTATATACAGCTATGTATATATAGAGTTTTTGCCGAAGTTAACAAGTTCACGTAACCCCTCAAGCATGGTTGTAAGTCCGCCTCTAGTTGTTGTGATGATAGTTCCATTAGGAATACCACAAACAATATAGTCACTACTAGTAATAGCTTAGTTTGTAATATGGTGCAACTTGGACACCAATTTCTTTGTACGCATATGTTTAATTAATGATATTTATCTTCcgcaccaacaacaacaaaaaaagcaATCAATTCGATCCGAAAGATACATATTTTCgttaatacaacgtgatagagaagtgaaaaataaattcaatgactgataatataataaaaataaagcatagagaaaataattcttattgaatgatctTTGATAGGATGATGAGCCAAACAGAACTTGAAGGGCCAAACTATGGCTAACTTGGGAGCAAGATGCTATGAATTACAATTTAAAGGattgtagagaagaaaattagattaTCACAACAGTGATAAAATGTGTCTATTTATAGGGTTAAATCTAAGTAACCATTCTTCTTGAATTAtgggtccattatgagcatttatTCAATCCAGTTGttacttttggaagacttgtaacaACTGAGTAAATGTTACAACACTATTTCAAGTATTTATATTTGATACGAGCAAGACAACTAACTGAGTTGAGATGATGGTAAATAATATCGAAATACTCTTAGGAATTCTATCTCCCAAGGCAATTGACTGTTTATATCACTTCTTATAAAGTCAGATTAAACTAACTAATCTTCAAGTATAAGTAATCTCCTTAGTGTTCTACTTTTGAGGTATGAGAACTCAAATGCTGGAATCATAATTTGACAGTCCCCAGTTTAATAGTCCACGATAGTATTAGCTAATTTCGATGTTGATGGACTTTCAAATGGTCTAGTTCCAACATAAGGACTATACCGGAGCTCTTTTTATCAAATATTTTTTACTCTGTCCGGGAACTACGGAGGTTCCAAAATATTGTCGACGATCATGCCATATCTTGATTTGAGTTAGTCATACCGGCTTTGATGAGTTCTCGATTTAAGGCCTTACTACCGGAGTAATATTCACtgctttctttataaatttctcGCATAATATATTCTGTTTGTCTGGGTCCTTATGTCATTTTAGCTTTGGGACCCTTGAATATTCTCAAATATAATTCTCCTTCAACAAGGCAGTACATGATGAGATGCACTCAAAGCTGTCGAGAGCGTGCTTGTCTTTGGGTAAATCCCATTCTGCAAGTAATCAAGGAATTTATTATGCCAATTCCAAATTAAATTAGTCGAGCTTACCTCATTTTTATTCTAATTAATAATAGATTAGGGATCACCCAAATAAGGGATGACTCGATCCCGAGACTATTTGATCCGGAAATGATATTTCTCAATAAGAGCCTGTAGTTGTTTTTGTAGTATGTGATATCAGCAGTAGATCCGAGACTGACACATCTAGCTCAGTTTTCTCGGGATGTATACTTTTCTTGGATTTGATCACGAGTTAAGAATCGATCATTAAATCAATATTTTTGCTCTGAGCCCCCTAGCTAATTCAAGCCATTTATCATCTTGAATTAAGATTGCATTTACCGAGACCTCCGAGACAATTTGGTATACCAGCAATCATATTTCTCCTCAGAATTTTGAAAGTAATGATAGGCTGATATTAGCTAGCAAGTCCGGATGATTCGACTTTACGGACTAAACCGACCTTTCAAAGTTTTATAACTTTATCATTTATTATTTGACTCTGGTTTCTTTCTTAGTCATGACCGGATTATAACGAGGGTCAATATTGAGCATACAAGCCATTACCTCTGGTGATATACATGTTATGTTAGCATGGGGCAAGCAAGGAAATTTGCGTTAGCAcataaaaattcaatcaacttacttTTAAGTTCGAGGTCGAGTCTCGACCAACATAAACCTTTCCTATTTTGGAAGCCAATGGTAATTTCTAGTTCTTCGGCATTTGACTTTGTGGCTTCCAATTTTTTTGGTTCAAAAATTATTTCCAAAAATATTTGTCTAATTGTTTGTGTCTATTAATGAATCTTCATTCTCGTAGTCTTTAATTTTCCATCCTGcacctattttttatttttcaattgtCAGGTGCAGTATCTTTGTAAGCAATTCCATGGGTgtttttgtcacgatccaaaccgatgggccgcgacgagtgcctgagtcctacctgtcaaacacccctaagcatgcgtctaagatatgaatttGAATAACATCTATTGCACTATTACGAAAATAACTTACATGAAGGAAACATGACATCAAgacatatgtacgtatacatgcataATACAGTGAgcaagccggcaaggctgctatagacaactatacatccaaaactgaaagtcgacaaggccatatacaacccaactagacatactgtctacagatctctaatagaaacataactgtacaaagacgggactgagccacgtcatacacatatacatatatatatatatatatatatacacaaacatatcgtaccaaaatcaaagcagctccggatcaagtggagcacgccaactcttgttgatcagggatcctaagaagggggaccgtcaacttgcctacctgcacctgcgggtatgaaacgcaggctccgtgaaatagggcatcagtacgaaaaatgtactgagtatgtaaggcatgaaaattagtatgtaaaagacatagatgaaacatggaatatagaaacacatctttaaatctgaataactttgtaaattctgaaacgtttataatgtcatgtacgtgcatataaatgtcgtgtcatgcataggtatgggtgtacataatatcatcaagccacttaGGGCAACCCAttatatcgtctcggccactgtaggcaacatcatcaacatataccagctgatcaggtggtggtgcatatatacgccgtaaccttttcccatat comes from the Nicotiana sylvestris chromosome 4, ASM39365v2, whole genome shotgun sequence genome and includes:
- the LOC104225041 gene encoding probable carbohydrate esterase At4g34215, with amino-acid sequence MLPGKSQEVILIVTLVVFFFNISWVMSPVKVKESHKGGNKNLQVFILAGQSNMAGNGGVHRQIESGVVTNLSWDGFVPKECKPNPKILRFNAAEKWEKAHEPLNYGIDCLRACGLGPGMAFANEILKKDPEFGVIGLVPCAKGGTPLHKWRRGSSPYDSLIRRAKFAVKNGGNIRALFWYHGESDGKSKNTSSLYKKNLDNFFQDLRSDLHAPTLPIFEVIIPYPKEPFVGPYIEEVRAAQLGINISNVIKIDAEGLELGSDGLHLTTPAQVQLGHMFAHAFLRFNNFPFLNRYVLPFNIFS
- the LOC104225040 gene encoding low-temperature-induced cysteine proteinase-like codes for the protein MAIHTSTLSISILVMLMFSAVSSSAAEDMSIISYNEKHHTNGESTVWRTDDEVMSLYESWLVEHKKVYNALGEKDKRFQIFKDNLRYIDEHNSVPDKSYKLGLTQFADLTNEEYKSIYLGTKPDGRSRLLNTQSDRYAPKVGDSLPDSVDWRKKGVLVDVKNQGQCGSCWAFSAVASIEAVNKIVTGNLISLSEQELVDCDTSDNQGCQGGLMDDAFKFVIQNGGIDTEEDYPYKAKDGKCDQARKNARVVTIDGYEDVPDNDEKALKKAVAGQPVSVAIEAGGKDFQHYKSGIFTGKCGAAVDHGVVAVGYGSENGMDYWIVRNSWGASWGEKGYLRMQRNIGNPKGLCGIATIASYPVKTGQNPPKPAPSPPPVKPPTQCDDYNECPAGTTCCCVYEYYKYCFAWGCCPMEGATCCKDHNSCCPHDYPVCNVKAGTCSISKNNPLGVKAMQHILAKPIGTFGNEGKKSPSS